The proteins below come from a single Osmerus mordax isolate fOsmMor3 chromosome 3, fOsmMor3.pri, whole genome shotgun sequence genomic window:
- the mief1 gene encoding mitochondrial dynamics protein MID51 isoform X2, with protein MAGVNGDRKGKPDDKGIGSAIDFMLSNAKLVLGVGGAAMLGIATLAVKRMYDRAISAPTSPTKMDQSGKRSWEEPSWMGSSPRVLNHDMKSTVSRSLQSLPTSSQSFEPDCMRRAAGRGAAGQTDMLRARMRLSLQERLWEFHQERVAIPAEEQGAARRAALDICAELRVFLHAKLPDMPLREMYLSGSLYDDLQVVTADHAQLMVPLVLEKNLWSSVPGEDTIMNIPGFWLVRRENLEYFPRGSSYWDRCMVGGYLSPKSVLELFHKLVAGSINWPAIGSVLDYVIRPVVPSETLTLEVQYETDRRLYVDFLPLLVMEDGASLIAKPHRMMAERHDNLWRQSFRVAETARLRALDQEDGGCRCACLKVAKAVCKLNPALSRLTASQLTNAILLLSEKEGDWTQEALADRFLQLLRSLVGHLEAGRLPCALVPRVDLFCELTPQEVDELGYTLYCALSDPEDLLRTAVPP; from the exons ATGGCTGGTGTGAATGGTGACCGGAAAGGAAAGCCGGATGACAAGGGGATCGGCAGCGCCATCGACTTCATGCTGTCTAACGCCAAGCTGGTGCTGGGCGTGGGCGGAGCAGCCATGCTCGGCATAGCAACACTAGCAGTCAAACGA ATGTATGATCGAGCCATCAGTgcccccaccagccccaccaAGATGGACCAATCAGGgaagaggagctgggaggagccaaGTTGGATGGGCTCATCTCCAAGGGTACTGAACCACGACATGAAGTCGACAGTGAGCCGGTCACTCCAGTCCCTGCCCACCTCCTCCCAATCATTTGAACCAG ACTGCATGCGGAGGGCTGCGGGGCGCGGAGCGGCAGGCCAGACGGACATGCTGCGAGCGCGGATGCGTCTGTCGCTGCAGGAGCGTCTGTGGGAGTTCCACCAGGAGCGGGTCGCCATCCctgcagaggagcagggggccGCGCGCAGGGCAGCGCTGGACATCTGCGCCGAGCTCAGGGTCTTCCTCCACGCCAAGCTGCCTGATATGCCCCTCCGGGAGATGTACCTGAGCGGGAGTCTGTATGACGACCTGCAG gtggtGACAGCAGACCACGCACAGCTGATGGTGCCCCTGGTGCTGGAGAAGAACCTGTGGTCGTCTGTGCCCGGGGAGGACACCATCATGAACATCCCGGGTTTCTGGCTGGTCCGCCGGGAGAATCTGGAATACTTCCCCCGAGGGAGCAGCTACTGGGACCGCTGCATGGTGGGGGGCTACCTCTCCCCCAAGTCTGTCCTGGAGCTGTTCCACAAGCTGGTGGCTGGATCCATCAACTGGCCGGCCATCGGGAGTGTCCTGGACTACGTGATCCGTCCGGTGGTGCCGTCTGAGACGCTGACGCTGGAGGTGCAGTACGAGACGGACCGCCGCCTGTACGTGGACTTCCTGCCGCTGCTGGTGATGGAGGACGGAGCCTCGCTGATCGCCAAGCCCCACCGCATGATGGCTGAGCGCCACGACAACCTGTGGCGGCAGAGCTTCCGCGTGGCGGAGACGGCGCGGCTGCGGGCGCTGGACCAGGAGGACGGGGGCTGCCGCTGCGCCTGCCTGAAGGTAGCCAAGGCCGTGTGCAAGCTGAACCCCGCGCTGTCGCGCCTCACCGCCAGCCAGCTCACCAACGCCATCCTGCTGCTGAGCGAGAAGGAGGGCGACTGGACCCAGGAGGCGCTGGCTGACCGCTTCCTGCAGCTGCTGCGCTCCTTAGTGGGCCacctggaggctgggaggctgcccTGCGCCCTGGTCCCCAGGGTGGACCTGTTCTGCGAGCTCACGCCCCAGGAGGTGGACGAGCTGGGGTACACTCTCTACTGCGCCCTCTCCGACCCGGAGGACCTGCTCAGGACTGCCGTGCCGCCATGA
- the LOC136941234 gene encoding mitochondrial ribosome and complex I assembly factor AltMIEF1-like, protein MGGWSRGAVLDLYRALLRAGRHLQHTDRNYYRRAVAHEFRRCQALTVPTDKEDALKRGQFFLSSRLGGLV, encoded by the coding sequence ATGGGCGGCTGGTCTCGCGGAGCGGTGCTGGACCTGTACCGGGCTCTGCTCCGTGCAGGGCGCCATCTTCAGCACACTGACCGCAACTACTACCGGCGTGCCGTGGCCCACGAGTTCCGCCGTTGCCAGGCACTGACGGTGCCCACCGACAAGGAGGACGCTCTGAAGAGGGGCCAGTTCTTTCTCAGCAGCCGCTTGGGGGGCCTGGTGTAG
- the mief1 gene encoding mitochondrial dynamics protein MID51 isoform X1 — MSFNVLISLLLLSRCYFTTLLSIATFKAIPHCPYFTNPCLPLWVFHLDREAEMAGVNGDRKGKPDDKGIGSAIDFMLSNAKLVLGVGGAAMLGIATLAVKRMYDRAISAPTSPTKMDQSGKRSWEEPSWMGSSPRVLNHDMKSTVSRSLQSLPTSSQSFEPDCMRRAAGRGAAGQTDMLRARMRLSLQERLWEFHQERVAIPAEEQGAARRAALDICAELRVFLHAKLPDMPLREMYLSGSLYDDLQVVTADHAQLMVPLVLEKNLWSSVPGEDTIMNIPGFWLVRRENLEYFPRGSSYWDRCMVGGYLSPKSVLELFHKLVAGSINWPAIGSVLDYVIRPVVPSETLTLEVQYETDRRLYVDFLPLLVMEDGASLIAKPHRMMAERHDNLWRQSFRVAETARLRALDQEDGGCRCACLKVAKAVCKLNPALSRLTASQLTNAILLLSEKEGDWTQEALADRFLQLLRSLVGHLEAGRLPCALVPRVDLFCELTPQEVDELGYTLYCALSDPEDLLRTAVPP, encoded by the exons ATGTCATTTAATGTATTAATTTCCCTTTTATTATTGAGCAGATGCTATTTTACAACATTATTATCCATCGCTACATTTAAAGCGATTCCACACTGCCCATATTTCACCAACCCTTGTCTTCCCCTTTGGGTGTTCCACCTCGATAGAGAAGCAGAGATGGCTGGTGTGAATGGTGACCGGAAAGGAAAGCCGGATGACAAGGGGATCGGCAGCGCCATCGACTTCATGCTGTCTAACGCCAAGCTGGTGCTGGGCGTGGGCGGAGCAGCCATGCTCGGCATAGCAACACTAGCAGTCAAACGA ATGTATGATCGAGCCATCAGTgcccccaccagccccaccaAGATGGACCAATCAGGgaagaggagctgggaggagccaaGTTGGATGGGCTCATCTCCAAGGGTACTGAACCACGACATGAAGTCGACAGTGAGCCGGTCACTCCAGTCCCTGCCCACCTCCTCCCAATCATTTGAACCAG ACTGCATGCGGAGGGCTGCGGGGCGCGGAGCGGCAGGCCAGACGGACATGCTGCGAGCGCGGATGCGTCTGTCGCTGCAGGAGCGTCTGTGGGAGTTCCACCAGGAGCGGGTCGCCATCCctgcagaggagcagggggccGCGCGCAGGGCAGCGCTGGACATCTGCGCCGAGCTCAGGGTCTTCCTCCACGCCAAGCTGCCTGATATGCCCCTCCGGGAGATGTACCTGAGCGGGAGTCTGTATGACGACCTGCAG gtggtGACAGCAGACCACGCACAGCTGATGGTGCCCCTGGTGCTGGAGAAGAACCTGTGGTCGTCTGTGCCCGGGGAGGACACCATCATGAACATCCCGGGTTTCTGGCTGGTCCGCCGGGAGAATCTGGAATACTTCCCCCGAGGGAGCAGCTACTGGGACCGCTGCATGGTGGGGGGCTACCTCTCCCCCAAGTCTGTCCTGGAGCTGTTCCACAAGCTGGTGGCTGGATCCATCAACTGGCCGGCCATCGGGAGTGTCCTGGACTACGTGATCCGTCCGGTGGTGCCGTCTGAGACGCTGACGCTGGAGGTGCAGTACGAGACGGACCGCCGCCTGTACGTGGACTTCCTGCCGCTGCTGGTGATGGAGGACGGAGCCTCGCTGATCGCCAAGCCCCACCGCATGATGGCTGAGCGCCACGACAACCTGTGGCGGCAGAGCTTCCGCGTGGCGGAGACGGCGCGGCTGCGGGCGCTGGACCAGGAGGACGGGGGCTGCCGCTGCGCCTGCCTGAAGGTAGCCAAGGCCGTGTGCAAGCTGAACCCCGCGCTGTCGCGCCTCACCGCCAGCCAGCTCACCAACGCCATCCTGCTGCTGAGCGAGAAGGAGGGCGACTGGACCCAGGAGGCGCTGGCTGACCGCTTCCTGCAGCTGCTGCGCTCCTTAGTGGGCCacctggaggctgggaggctgcccTGCGCCCTGGTCCCCAGGGTGGACCTGTTCTGCGAGCTCACGCCCCAGGAGGTGGACGAGCTGGGGTACACTCTCTACTGCGCCCTCTCCGACCCGGAGGACCTGCTCAGGACTGCCGTGCCGCCATGA